In Turicibacter sanguinis, a genomic segment contains:
- a CDS encoding rhomboid family intramembrane serine protease, translating to MEKQGVMKEIRLDIQSELTMNIVNYLLVEENYIYVGNEKEIWLENLSHPTVQLIYINQRSLFNEMQASQLMKQIDRVRSRVRRRYLLWRLNVVILNIDTASCQYFSNVKDYVKIIDIQRADDFTQNEDIKQFYSSIERASLERSMSELIIEMQQTSKAKALNVRKMLEFQSKSFVIIGFLALLVILFLMIQIQPVKNIGTAIEFGAKYNPLIIAGEYWRLLTPSLIHLQLFHLLFNAIFIYQFGKIIEHLFGWWRLTIIIIGSAFLGNLFSFAFIENVSLGASTVAYGLLGAMLFLGIENRKMFMHLVKGMIFPIMLFSIVWAIIDPTIDFYGHLGGFLGGFLIASILGLPKTKQYLSRTALATATYVLLVMGLFTRGTLLTQQTDYSDYNMALIYYYLQNNEPEKAAHFIDKLDVKLEEIVK from the coding sequence ATGGAAAAGCAAGGTGTGATGAAGGAGATTCGCTTAGATATTCAAAGTGAACTAACCATGAATATCGTGAATTATTTATTAGTAGAAGAAAATTACATTTATGTTGGAAATGAAAAAGAAATTTGGTTAGAGAATTTATCACATCCAACGGTGCAGCTCATATATATTAATCAACGAAGTTTGTTTAATGAAATGCAAGCCTCACAACTCATGAAACAAATTGATCGAGTTCGTTCGCGTGTCAGACGTCGTTATTTGTTATGGCGTCTGAACGTGGTGATTTTAAATATAGATACGGCAAGTTGTCAATATTTTAGTAATGTAAAAGACTATGTTAAAATTATTGATATTCAGCGAGCAGACGATTTTACTCAAAATGAGGACATTAAACAATTTTACTCAAGTATTGAACGAGCGTCTTTGGAGCGTTCAATGAGTGAGTTGATTATTGAAATGCAACAAACATCGAAAGCTAAAGCTTTAAATGTAAGAAAAATGCTTGAGTTTCAATCTAAATCATTTGTGATTATTGGATTTTTAGCGCTTCTAGTCATCCTATTTTTAATGATTCAAATTCAACCGGTTAAAAATATTGGAACCGCTATCGAATTTGGAGCGAAATATAATCCATTAATTATAGCGGGAGAATATTGGCGCTTATTAACACCAAGTCTTATTCATTTACAATTATTCCATTTATTATTTAATGCTATTTTTATTTATCAATTTGGTAAAATAATTGAGCACCTATTTGGGTGGTGGCGACTCACTATTATCATCATTGGGTCTGCCTTTTTAGGAAATTTATTTAGTTTTGCTTTTATTGAAAATGTTTCTTTAGGAGCTTCTACCGTTGCTTATGGGTTACTCGGTGCCATGCTGTTTTTAGGAATTGAAAATAGAAAAATGTTTATGCATTTAGTAAAGGGAATGATTTTTCCCATTATGCTATTTTCAATTGTTTGGGCAATCATAGATCCAACGATTGACTTTTATGGTCATTTAGGAGGATTTTTAGGAGGGTTCTTAATTGCTTCAATTTTAGGACTTCCAAAAACTAAACAGTATTTATCACGAACAGCGTTAGCAACTGCCACCTATGTGTTATTAGTGATGGGACTTTTTACACGTGGAACACTTTTAACACAGCAAACGGATTATTCTGACTATAATATGGCGTTAATCTATTATTATTTACAAAATAATGAACCTGAAAAAGCAGCCCATTTTATTGATAAATTAGATGTTAAGTTAGAAGAAATAGTCAAATAA
- a CDS encoding RluA family pseudouridine synthase, whose product MEQENMIVTEELVGVRLDKVLNESFEDYSRSYLQQLIKEGRVLINGQVAKANYKCRLNDQIEINIPEPEVLDVIPEEMDLDIVYQDDYVIVVNKPENMVVHPAPGSMSGTLVNGLMAQVTDLSGINGVLRPGIVHRIDKDTSGLLMVAKNDVAHESLVNQLVEKTVTRRYVALVHGVIPHDNGTIDAPIGRDPKDRKKMAVVESGKHAVTHFKVLQRFKEFTLIECRLETGRTHQIRVHMRYIGYPLAGDPQYGPRKTIGAEHGQFLHAKVLGFVHPKTEEYMEFSAPIPTYFEEALANLQK is encoded by the coding sequence ATGGAACAAGAAAATATGATAGTAACAGAAGAATTAGTAGGTGTTCGTTTAGATAAAGTTTTAAATGAATCATTTGAGGATTATTCACGTTCTTATTTACAACAACTCATTAAAGAGGGACGTGTTTTAATTAATGGACAAGTGGCGAAAGCTAACTATAAATGTCGATTAAATGATCAAATTGAAATCAATATCCCAGAACCTGAAGTTTTAGACGTGATTCCAGAAGAGATGGATTTAGATATTGTTTATCAAGATGATTACGTGATTGTTGTTAATAAACCTGAAAATATGGTCGTACATCCCGCACCAGGAAGTATGAGTGGGACGCTTGTCAATGGATTGATGGCCCAAGTGACGGATTTATCAGGTATTAATGGTGTTTTACGTCCAGGCATTGTGCATCGTATTGATAAAGATACATCTGGTTTATTAATGGTTGCTAAAAACGATGTGGCACATGAATCTCTTGTGAATCAATTAGTTGAAAAAACAGTCACTAGACGTTATGTTGCCCTTGTACATGGGGTGATTCCTCATGATAATGGAACGATTGATGCGCCGATTGGCCGTGATCCTAAAGACCGTAAGAAGATGGCGGTAGTAGAGTCAGGGAAGCATGCGGTTACGCATTTTAAAGTGTTACAACGTTTTAAAGAGTTTACGTTAATTGAGTGTCGTTTAGAAACAGGTCGCACTCATCAAATTCGTGTTCATATGAGATATATTGGGTATCCATTAGCAGGAGATCCTCAATATGGTCCACGTAAAACAATTGGTGCAGAACATGGACAATTTTTACATGCTAAAGTTTTAGGGTTTGTCCATCCTAAGACCGAAGAGTATATGGAATTCTCGGCACCGATTCCAACATATTTTGAAGAGGCATTAGCAAATCTTCAAAAATAA
- a CDS encoding deoxycytidylate deaminase: protein MRENYLSWDEYFMGIALLSAMRSKDPQTQVGACIVNEEHRIVGIGYNGFPHGCKDEEFPWEREGEFINTKYPYVVHAEQNAILNSTTSLKHCRLYVSLFPCHECAKYIIQSGINEIVYMSDKYAHTDSTLASKRMLDAAGVKYRQMAEISLNVNTAK from the coding sequence ATGCGTGAAAATTATTTAAGTTGGGATGAGTATTTCATGGGGATTGCATTACTATCTGCCATGCGTAGTAAAGATCCTCAGACTCAAGTTGGAGCTTGCATTGTAAATGAAGAACATCGAATTGTCGGAATAGGCTATAATGGGTTTCCACATGGATGTAAAGATGAAGAATTTCCATGGGAGCGTGAAGGAGAGTTTATAAATACGAAATATCCATACGTTGTTCATGCGGAACAAAATGCTATTTTAAACAGTACGACTAGCCTTAAACATTGTCGTTTATATGTTTCACTGTTTCCATGTCATGAATGTGCCAAATATATCATTCAATCTGGAATTAATGAAATTGTTTACATGAGTGATAAGTATGCTCATACAGACAGCACCCTTGCCTCAAAACGAATGCTTGATGCAGCGGGAGTTAAATACCGTCAAATGGCTGAGATTTCATTGAATGTGAACACGGCTAAATAG
- the rnhC gene encoding ribonuclease HIII, translating to MASTITLTVSQQILEKMYQYYEKQIIKIPNHTLFQAKTTSCTITAYLSKKVVFQGVNPEIEANKWQKASPTSTTPKKSTLNEKSTLPSNIAMLSAIGCDEVGTGDYFGPIVVCCASVEKDQIAFLQEMGIKDSKALKDPEICQLAHQIETMIPHQCLVLPNEKYNLMVEKGMNANSIKAYLHNQALLKLTTSLPSLPDFIIMDEFVNEAKYYDYLKKLPKQPTIISENLHFIQKGESVHVAVAAASILARASFVKYMQIMSKKYQFELPKGAGAPVDIAGRKFVKLHGKETLQSLTKWHFANTNKILK from the coding sequence ATGGCTTCAACAATTACCTTAACAGTATCGCAACAAATACTAGAAAAAATGTACCAATATTACGAAAAACAAATTATTAAAATTCCAAATCATACTCTTTTTCAAGCAAAGACCACTTCTTGTACCATTACAGCTTATCTAAGCAAAAAAGTGGTATTTCAAGGGGTGAATCCTGAGATTGAAGCAAACAAATGGCAAAAGGCTTCACCTACTTCAACGACTCCTAAAAAATCAACTTTAAATGAAAAGTCAACCCTCCCAAGCAACATTGCTATGCTTTCAGCAATCGGATGTGATGAGGTTGGAACAGGAGATTACTTCGGACCGATTGTGGTTTGTTGTGCGTCTGTTGAAAAAGATCAAATAGCTTTTCTTCAAGAAATGGGAATTAAAGATTCAAAAGCATTAAAAGATCCTGAGATTTGTCAACTGGCTCATCAAATTGAAACGATGATTCCCCATCAATGCCTCGTTCTACCTAATGAAAAATATAACCTCATGGTTGAAAAAGGAATGAATGCAAACTCAATTAAAGCCTATCTCCATAATCAAGCTTTATTGAAATTAACCACGTCACTCCCTTCCCTTCCTGATTTCATCATAATGGATGAGTTCGTTAATGAAGCAAAGTACTATGACTATTTGAAGAAATTACCTAAACAACCAACCATCATCAGCGAAAACCTTCACTTTATTCAAAAAGGCGAATCGGTTCACGTAGCGGTAGCAGCTGCCTCAATTTTAGCTCGCGCCTCATTTGTTAAATACATGCAAATTATGAGTAAAAAATATCAATTTGAACTACCAAAAGGTGCAGGTGCTCCGGTCGACATCGCAGGACGAAAATTTGTTAAACTTCATGGAAAAGAAACACTTCAGTCTTTAACAAAATGGCACTTTGCGAATACAAATAAAATTTTAAAATAG
- a CDS encoding PadR family transcriptional regulator, translating into MNSQYKKGILELCVLSLIEQEDLYGYEIVQRISPRIEVTESTIYPLLRRLTKEGYCRTYMRDSSEGPARKYYVITTVGKKHLSKMVRDWKVFSLEVNYFLEGVNVDESQNELD; encoded by the coding sequence ATGAATTCTCAATATAAAAAAGGGATTTTAGAACTTTGTGTACTTAGTTTAATTGAGCAAGAAGATTTATATGGATATGAGATTGTCCAACGAATTTCACCGCGCATTGAGGTGACAGAGAGTACGATTTATCCCTTATTAAGACGGTTAACAAAGGAAGGCTATTGCAGGACGTATATGAGAGATTCAAGTGAAGGACCCGCACGAAAATATTATGTGATAACGACAGTGGGAAAAAAACATCTCAGTAAAATGGTGAGGGATTGGAAAGTGTTTAGTTTAGAAGTTAATTATTTTTTAGAAGGAGTGAATGTGGATGAGTCACAAAACGAATTGGATTGA
- a CDS encoding amino acid ABC transporter permease: MMFLTTQNGFLNKSFSLFVKNFDLFMYGIKMTLILAFLGTMLGLVIGLVLGGLRAITIEPRDLKSVKVLKKMMHCLIGLYVWFFRGTPMMVQAMFLYHALRPILGWSSLTAGIVIISVNTGAYMAEIIRSGIQSVDKGQLEAARSIGMTAFQSMMYIILPQAIKNAFPSIGNEFIVNIKDSSMLNVIGVIEVFFQSKSVAGSVMLYSETFFITCLIYLVLTTITAQILGWIEKKMNVKKTSFPSSQTVPMANL, from the coding sequence ATGATGTTCTTAACGACTCAAAATGGCTTTTTAAATAAATCATTTTCTTTATTTGTTAAAAATTTTGATTTGTTCATGTATGGAATTAAAATGACACTCATTTTAGCTTTTTTAGGAACGATGTTAGGCTTAGTTATTGGGTTAGTTCTAGGGGGATTGCGTGCGATTACAATTGAACCAAGAGACTTAAAAAGTGTAAAAGTGTTAAAAAAAATGATGCACTGTTTGATAGGTCTTTACGTTTGGTTTTTTAGAGGGACTCCAATGATGGTGCAAGCGATGTTTTTATATCATGCTTTACGTCCTATTCTAGGGTGGAGTTCATTAACTGCAGGGATTGTGATTATTTCGGTTAATACTGGGGCTTATATGGCAGAAATTATCCGTTCAGGTATTCAGTCAGTGGATAAAGGGCAACTTGAAGCCGCTAGAAGTATTGGAATGACCGCTTTTCAATCGATGATGTACATTATCTTACCTCAGGCGATTAAAAACGCCTTTCCTTCTATTGGAAATGAATTTATTGTGAATATTAAAGATAGTTCAATGTTAAATGTCATTGGGGTGATTGAAGTTTTCTTCCAATCTAAATCAGTAGCAGGAAGTGTGATGCTATATTCTGAGACGTTTTTTATTACGTGCCTCATTTATTTAGTGTTAACGACAATTACAGCACAAATTTTAGGTTGGATTGAAAAGAAAATGAACGTGAAAAAAACTTCATTTCCATCATCGCAAACGGTTCCAATGGCAAATCTTTAG
- a CDS encoding DUF1700 domain-containing protein has protein sequence MSHKTNWIEALEKELRLLSEEDRSDIILNYQEQIKAMLNEGKSEDEILQRLGSPKEVAKEVKLALGIEHQENLFEKIEQGANEALNFFADVVSRQDCEGKRMGEKLIYLALWGVFFVVGFGVMGVAFGLTIGGIVLFFVSFLFSQVTWSIFFLLFSLSILIFNSGLALFYGLYRMGRFLIRPF, from the coding sequence ATGAGTCACAAAACGAATTGGATTGAGGCATTAGAAAAAGAATTACGACTTTTGTCTGAAGAGGATCGAAGTGATATTATCCTAAATTATCAAGAGCAAATTAAGGCGATGCTCAATGAAGGGAAAAGTGAAGATGAAATTTTACAGCGACTAGGTTCACCAAAAGAAGTAGCAAAGGAAGTGAAATTGGCGTTAGGGATTGAACATCAAGAGAATCTGTTTGAAAAAATCGAACAAGGAGCAAATGAGGCGCTTAATTTTTTTGCTGATGTGGTGAGCCGTCAAGATTGTGAGGGAAAAAGGATGGGAGAAAAATTAATTTATTTAGCTTTATGGGGTGTTTTTTTTGTTGTCGGATTTGGAGTGATGGGGGTTGCATTTGGTTTAACGATTGGTGGGATTGTATTGTTCTTTGTTTCCTTTTTATTTAGCCAAGTAACGTGGTCAATCTTTTTCTTATTATTTAGCTTATCGATTTTAATTTTTAATAGTGGACTAGCTCTATTTTACGGTTTGTATCGAATGGGCCGTTTTTTAATCAGACCATTTTAA
- a CDS encoding endonuclease MutS2, producing MKQAIQILEFNKIKQTIESLCACSLGQKRVALLKPTTIEKDVEYGLNQSDEALRIIYALGEAPLGGVSDISEAIARAKISAILSSQELLAVSRLLYAVSQMKSFAERLNEIKVDAPIFAHHTNTLVALSSLQNAINACIDETGYVMDSASGELRSIRRAIQSTESRIKERLNQVVSERRSKLTDGIVTIRNERYVVPVRADYKNTFGGTIHDQSSSGNTYFMEPKEVVDLNNKLQEWHVEERREIERILRELTEEVKKFVDLLSLNVELLGEIDFMFAKGKYARLINGTRPKINTKGIIRLVAARHPLIDQKSVVANDIELGDEYTTIVITGPNTGGKTVTLKTVGLLTLMAQAGLLIPAHESSQLAIFDHVFADIGDEQSIEQSLSTFSSHMTNIVKIMERLTVNSLILFDELGAGTDPKEGASLAISILNYVKVRGARTIATSHYPELKAYAYEQDDVINASVEFNVETLSPTYRLLVGVPGRSNAFEISKRLGLKEAILNQARSYVESERTEMTDLITKLEDRGLQLDQEIQHLQQQNTLVEEMKKEYEQKLAKFEAEREKVLEDIKKEAFESVRQAKEEAEQIVMDLRRAKKMADLSMKDHELTEKLTSLKKAEAKQAEQFKKKAQNKQPLKPGDEVMVLSLNRQGELIEQTKNGEWMVQLGMMKVNIKPEDLQYLRKSVQKKETKKGQMVHKRNSHVGIQLDLRGERYEDAMLMLDKYFDDVLLAGYQTITIIHGHGTGALRQGVHKYLKQNKHVASFRFGGAGEGGTGATVVELK from the coding sequence GTGAAACAAGCTATTCAGATATTAGAATTTAATAAGATTAAACAAACGATTGAGTCGTTGTGTGCTTGTTCGCTTGGACAAAAACGCGTGGCTTTATTAAAGCCAACGACGATTGAAAAAGATGTGGAGTATGGATTAAATCAATCAGATGAAGCCTTAAGAATTATTTACGCGTTAGGAGAGGCTCCACTAGGTGGGGTATCTGATATTTCAGAGGCGATTGCGCGTGCGAAGATTTCAGCGATTCTATCTTCACAAGAGTTATTAGCGGTGAGCCGCTTACTTTATGCGGTGTCACAGATGAAATCTTTTGCAGAACGTTTAAATGAGATTAAAGTCGATGCCCCGATTTTTGCACATCATACGAATACGTTAGTCGCTTTATCGAGTTTACAAAATGCTATTAATGCGTGTATCGATGAGACAGGATATGTGATGGACAGTGCATCAGGTGAATTACGTAGTATTCGTCGTGCTATTCAAAGCACCGAATCTCGTATTAAAGAACGTCTAAATCAAGTCGTATCAGAGCGTCGTAGCAAATTGACAGATGGAATCGTAACGATTCGTAATGAACGTTATGTTGTTCCAGTTCGTGCAGATTATAAAAATACGTTTGGTGGAACGATTCATGATCAATCCTCATCAGGAAATACGTATTTTATGGAACCAAAAGAAGTGGTGGATTTAAATAATAAGTTGCAAGAGTGGCATGTAGAAGAACGCCGTGAGATTGAACGTATTTTACGTGAATTAACCGAAGAAGTGAAGAAGTTTGTCGACTTACTGTCATTAAATGTTGAGCTTCTTGGAGAAATTGACTTCATGTTTGCAAAAGGAAAGTATGCCCGTTTAATTAATGGAACGCGTCCTAAAATAAATACTAAAGGGATTATCCGTTTAGTGGCTGCTAGACATCCCTTAATTGATCAAAAGTCTGTTGTGGCTAATGACATCGAACTTGGAGATGAGTATACGACGATTGTAATCACAGGTCCAAACACAGGGGGGAAAACTGTTACGTTAAAAACGGTGGGATTACTAACGTTGATGGCACAAGCAGGTCTTTTAATTCCGGCACACGAGTCATCACAATTGGCTATTTTCGATCATGTTTTTGCTGATATTGGAGACGAACAAAGTATTGAACAAAGTTTATCAACGTTCTCATCTCATATGACAAATATCGTTAAAATTATGGAACGTTTAACAGTGAATAGCTTGATTTTATTTGATGAGCTAGGGGCAGGAACCGATCCGAAAGAAGGCGCATCACTTGCTATTTCGATTTTAAATTATGTTAAGGTTCGAGGAGCGCGTACGATTGCGACGTCGCATTACCCTGAGCTTAAGGCCTATGCTTATGAGCAAGATGATGTGATTAATGCATCGGTTGAATTTAATGTTGAGACGCTTTCCCCAACGTATCGTTTACTTGTTGGAGTACCTGGACGTTCAAATGCCTTTGAGATTTCAAAACGTTTAGGATTAAAAGAGGCCATTTTAAATCAAGCTCGTTCATATGTTGAAAGTGAACGAACAGAAATGACGGATTTAATTACAAAACTTGAGGATCGTGGATTACAATTAGATCAGGAGATTCAACATCTTCAGCAACAAAATACATTAGTTGAAGAAATGAAAAAAGAATATGAGCAAAAACTGGCAAAATTTGAGGCAGAACGTGAAAAAGTCTTAGAGGATATCAAAAAAGAAGCATTTGAAAGTGTTCGCCAAGCAAAAGAAGAAGCAGAACAAATTGTGATGGATTTACGTCGAGCGAAAAAAATGGCTGATTTATCAATGAAAGATCATGAGTTAACAGAAAAATTGACGTCATTAAAGAAAGCAGAGGCGAAACAAGCAGAGCAATTTAAGAAAAAGGCTCAAAATAAACAGCCGTTAAAACCAGGTGATGAAGTGATGGTTTTATCTTTAAATCGTCAAGGTGAACTGATTGAGCAAACCAAAAATGGAGAATGGATGGTTCAACTGGGTATGATGAAAGTGAACATTAAACCTGAAGATCTTCAATATTTACGTAAATCGGTTCAGAAAAAGGAAACAAAAAAAGGGCAAATGGTTCATAAACGTAATAGCCATGTCGGAATTCAATTGGATTTACGAGGAGAACGCTATGAAGATGCTATGTTAATGCTTGATAAATACTTTGATGATGTCTTATTGGCTGGATATCAAACGATTACGATTATTCATGGTCATGGAACGGGAGCTCTTCGCCAAGGGGTTCATAAATATTTAAAACAAAATAAACACGTTGCAAGCTTTAGATTTGGGGGAGCCGGTGAAGGTGGAACTGGAGCAACGGTTGTTGAATTAAAATAA
- a CDS encoding DUF4097 family beta strand repeat-containing protein, with protein sequence MKKNRMGLYLIYSSVTALVIFIASMISMTVYDIKKIPDLIDDIAERIEGYEGDIFTYDHLESEQFVSNLQFRQSGSEEDYYHLSTFDFDLAQPIELETDVMNADVVIQSVEGQTLSVEIYTKKPNRFRIEQSISTVTVEEKKKNQLFCFFGCEESKSKIVIKVPQNVMDYELETLNGDIKISGIGQILEVKTVNGTVELCDSQFVEAILETVNGKIKVLDSIINNESTLSVVNGSLLVSNLESSYIEAETINGDFSITDLKGEVLNLSTVNGDFNLKNIYMSYIDVDKLNGEVSLKNEDLSYQIKSLQLSGLKKNHEIEANVLKISYN encoded by the coding sequence ATGAAAAAAAATAGAATGGGTTTATATTTAATTTATTCATCAGTGACAGCTTTAGTTATTTTTATAGCAAGCATGATTTCCATGACAGTCTATGATATCAAGAAAATACCTGATTTGATTGATGATATCGCAGAAAGAATAGAAGGCTATGAGGGAGATATTTTCACTTATGATCATCTAGAATCCGAGCAGTTTGTGTCAAATTTACAGTTTAGACAAAGTGGAAGTGAAGAAGACTATTATCATTTAAGTACGTTTGATTTTGATTTAGCACAACCAATTGAACTAGAAACTGATGTGATGAACGCAGATGTAGTGATTCAATCGGTAGAAGGTCAGACATTAAGTGTTGAAATTTACACCAAAAAACCAAATCGTTTCCGTATTGAACAATCCATTTCGACCGTGACAGTTGAAGAAAAGAAAAAAAATCAACTGTTTTGTTTCTTTGGATGTGAGGAAAGTAAATCAAAAATTGTCATTAAGGTCCCTCAAAATGTCATGGATTATGAATTAGAGACCCTTAATGGCGATATTAAAATTTCAGGGATTGGACAAATTTTAGAAGTTAAGACCGTGAATGGAACGGTTGAACTCTGTGATAGTCAGTTTGTTGAGGCCATTTTAGAAACAGTGAATGGAAAAATTAAAGTTTTAGATAGTATCATAAACAACGAGAGTACGCTATCAGTTGTAAACGGAAGTCTTTTAGTTTCTAATTTAGAAAGTTCGTATATCGAAGCGGAAACAATTAATGGTGATTTTTCGATAACAGATTTAAAGGGAGAGGTATTAAACCTCTCCACAGTGAATGGGGATTTCAATTTGAAAAATATATACATGAGCTACATTGATGTGGATAAACTAAATGGAGAGGTAAGTTTAAAAAATGAAGATTTAAGTTATCAAATTAAATCTTTACAGCTATCAGGATTAAAGAAAAATCATGAAATAGAGGCAAATGTCTTGAAAATCAGTTATAATTAA
- the lspA gene encoding signal peptidase II gives MWLIIAIVALTIVLDQVTKYLVASQMTIGQSIPIIDNFLYITSHRNAGAAWGIFQGKMMFFYLITLAVIAVVIVWMTRLDIKKDKWLMIALALILGGAVGNFIDRVLYQHVVDFIDTYILGYDFPIFNIADSALCIGVVLMAIDAILDMKRQ, from the coding sequence ATGTGGTTAATTATCGCCATTGTCGCTTTAACTATTGTGCTCGATCAAGTGACAAAATATTTAGTTGCCTCACAAATGACGATTGGTCAATCCATTCCGATTATTGATAACTTTTTATACATTACATCACATCGTAATGCAGGTGCAGCTTGGGGAATTTTTCAAGGAAAAATGATGTTTTTTTACCTCATCACATTAGCAGTCATCGCCGTTGTTATTGTGTGGATGACTCGCTTAGATATTAAAAAAGATAAATGGTTAATGATTGCCTTAGCCCTTATTTTAGGGGGAGCGGTTGGAAACTTTATCGATCGTGTGTTGTATCAACACGTTGTTGACTTTATTGACACGTATATTTTGGGTTATGATTTCCCAATTTTTAATATTGCAGATAGTGCCTTATGTATTGGAGTTGTCTTAATGGCGATTGATGCCATTTTAGATATGAAGCGTCAATAA
- a CDS encoding transporter substrate-binding domain-containing protein, translating to MRKLVVTLAGCILLAGCSGNATSNSKDTFTVGMECNYAPFNWQTSAPTQTSVSIGGAGFCDGYDVRIANEIAKSMEKELVIKKLEWDGLQLSLESGEIDAIIAGMTANEEREQGIDFTTPYFESEMVLIVRADDDLVHATSIQDFSGKNVIGQMNTNYDTVIDQIEGVNHLTPKSSYPELVVSLQSNEADAITAELPVAEGVIQANPDLTIVHFAEGKGFDIDTSVSIGLKEGSRGTEFFNQVQSALDNISDSTRNEWMTESRESAPTGE from the coding sequence ATGAGAAAATTAGTTGTAACGTTAGCAGGATGTATTTTGCTTGCAGGATGTAGCGGGAATGCTACAAGTAATTCAAAAGATACGTTTACGGTTGGAATGGAATGTAATTATGCTCCGTTTAACTGGCAAACGTCAGCACCAACACAGACAAGTGTATCAATTGGTGGAGCAGGATTTTGTGATGGATACGATGTGAGAATTGCAAATGAAATTGCAAAGAGCATGGAAAAAGAGTTAGTGATTAAAAAATTAGAGTGGGATGGTTTGCAATTATCACTAGAATCGGGAGAAATTGATGCGATTATTGCTGGGATGACCGCTAATGAGGAACGTGAACAAGGAATTGATTTTACGACACCTTATTTTGAATCAGAAATGGTACTGATTGTTCGTGCAGACGATGATTTAGTTCATGCAACATCTATTCAAGATTTTAGTGGTAAAAATGTGATTGGACAGATGAATACTAATTATGATACGGTAATTGACCAAATTGAAGGGGTGAATCACTTAACACCTAAATCTTCTTATCCTGAGTTAGTGGTCTCTTTACAATCAAATGAAGCAGATGCTATTACGGCTGAATTACCCGTTGCCGAAGGGGTCATTCAAGCTAATCCAGATTTGACTATTGTTCACTTTGCAGAAGGTAAAGGATTTGATATTGATACATCTGTTTCAATTGGATTAAAAGAAGGCAGTCGTGGTACAGAGTTCTTTAATCAAGTTCAATCTGCTTTAGATAATATTTCAGATTCGACTCGAAATGAATGGATGACAGAATCTCGCGAAAGTGCGCCAACAGGTGAATAA